The Pseudomonas extremaustralis genome contains a region encoding:
- a CDS encoding Rieske 2Fe-2S domain-containing protein, giving the protein MYPKNTWYVACTPDEIAQKPLGRQICGEKMVFYRGHEGAVVAVEDFCPHRGAPLSLGYVENGRLVCGYHGLVMGGDGKTVDMPGQRVRGFPCNKTFAAVERYGFIWVWPGDQSLADPALIHHLEWAVSDEWAYGGGLFDIQCDYRLMIDNLMDLTHETYVHASSIGQKEIDEALTASIREGQGKIFSEDLEMLERQQQNLLAHPERNLLKLNIDAGGVQSRKVLERLIARERAGEPT; this is encoded by the coding sequence ATGTACCCCAAGAACACGTGGTATGTCGCCTGTACCCCCGATGAAATTGCGCAAAAACCCCTGGGCCGGCAGATCTGCGGCGAAAAAATGGTGTTTTATCGTGGCCATGAAGGTGCCGTGGTGGCCGTGGAGGATTTCTGCCCTCATCGCGGCGCGCCGCTCTCCCTGGGTTATGTCGAAAACGGCCGGCTGGTCTGCGGCTATCACGGCCTGGTCATGGGCGGCGACGGCAAGACCGTCGACATGCCTGGGCAGCGCGTGCGGGGTTTTCCCTGCAACAAGACCTTCGCCGCCGTTGAGCGTTATGGCTTCATCTGGGTGTGGCCGGGGGATCAGAGCCTGGCCGACCCTGCGCTGATCCACCACCTGGAATGGGCCGTGAGTGATGAGTGGGCCTATGGCGGCGGGCTGTTCGATATCCAGTGCGATTACCGCCTGATGATCGACAACCTGATGGACCTGACCCACGAGACCTACGTCCACGCGTCCAGCATCGGCCAGAAGGAAATCGACGAAGCACTGACCGCCAGTATTCGCGAAGGCCAGGGCAAGATTTTCAGCGAGGACCTGGAGATGCTCGAACGCCAGCAACAGAACCTGCTGGCTCACCCGGAGCGCAACCTGCTCAAGCTGAATATCGATGCCGGCGGTGTGCAATCGCGTAAGGTCCTCGAACGACTGATCGCCAGGGAACGCGCCGGAGAACCGACATGA
- a CDS encoding branched-chain amino acid ABC transporter ATP-binding protein/permease, which translates to MIRRLIPLLALLLLAGLAPRLLPSFHVTLLNYIGLYSLVALGLVLLTGIGGMTSFGQAAFVGIGAYASAVLTTHYGLSPWLGLLAGLAITLVVATALGLLTLRLAGHYLPIGTLAWGLALFYLFGNLPGLGGFGGLQNLPNISLFGWQIRDSADFSLLIGVLLVISLWLLDNLLHSRQGRAIRTLKDSAGMAEAMGIDTARSRLQVFIIAALLAALSGWLYAHLQRVVNPTPFSVVMGIEYLFMIVLGGVASLWGALLGATLLTLIKQVLQDVLPQLFGHADNVEMIFFGVLVILVLQYARGGLLPVLSRLVPAAKPRPLPEHAAHALPRRTMPANGQPLMVAEGLLKQFGGLVANKDMGLTVHGAEITALIGPNGAGKSTLFNLLSGVLAPNAGQIVFLGQRIDGLSPRAIARLGVSRTFQHVRLLPDMSVLENVALGAHARGKAGLLRSMLHWERKEEAALLAEARRQIERVGLGDALHTPAGSLPLGQQRIVEIARALCSDPLLLLLDEPAAGLRYGEKQALAHLLEQLRGEGLGVLLVEHDMEFVMGLADQIVVMEFGQRLAGGTPVQIQQNPAVLAAYLGGVE; encoded by the coding sequence ATGATCCGTCGACTGATCCCCCTGCTTGCCCTGCTGCTCCTGGCCGGCCTGGCACCCCGGCTGCTGCCCAGCTTCCACGTCACCCTGCTGAATTACATCGGCCTGTATAGCCTGGTCGCCCTGGGCCTGGTGCTGCTGACCGGCATTGGCGGCATGACCTCGTTCGGCCAGGCCGCGTTCGTCGGTATCGGCGCGTATGCCAGCGCCGTGCTGACCACCCACTATGGCCTGTCACCCTGGCTCGGTTTGCTCGCAGGACTGGCGATCACCCTGGTGGTTGCCACCGCCCTGGGCCTGTTGACCCTGCGCCTGGCCGGCCACTACTTGCCCATCGGCACCCTGGCCTGGGGCCTGGCGCTGTTCTACCTGTTCGGCAACCTGCCTGGGCTGGGCGGCTTCGGCGGCCTGCAAAACCTGCCGAACATCAGCCTGTTCGGCTGGCAGATCCGCGACTCGGCCGACTTCAGCCTGCTGATCGGAGTGCTGCTGGTGATCAGCCTGTGGCTGCTCGACAACCTGCTGCACAGCCGCCAGGGCCGCGCCATCCGCACCCTCAAGGATTCCGCCGGCATGGCGGAGGCGATGGGCATCGACACGGCGCGCAGCCGCTTGCAGGTGTTCATCATTGCGGCGCTGCTCGCGGCGTTGTCGGGCTGGCTGTATGCGCACCTGCAACGGGTGGTCAACCCCACGCCGTTCTCGGTGGTGATGGGGATCGAGTACCTGTTCATGATTGTGCTCGGCGGCGTTGCCAGTCTCTGGGGCGCACTGCTCGGCGCCACCCTGCTGACCCTGATCAAACAGGTGCTGCAAGACGTACTGCCACAACTGTTCGGACACGCCGACAACGTCGAGATGATTTTCTTCGGCGTGCTGGTGATCCTGGTCCTGCAATATGCCCGCGGCGGTCTGTTGCCGGTGCTGAGCCGCCTCGTCCCGGCGGCAAAACCCCGTCCGCTGCCCGAGCACGCGGCCCATGCGCTGCCGCGCCGGACGATGCCCGCCAATGGGCAGCCGTTGATGGTCGCTGAAGGCCTGCTCAAGCAGTTCGGTGGACTGGTGGCCAACAAGGACATGGGCCTGACCGTCCATGGCGCCGAAATCACCGCGCTGATCGGCCCCAACGGCGCCGGCAAGTCGACCCTGTTCAACCTGTTGTCCGGGGTGCTGGCGCCCAACGCCGGCCAGATCGTTTTTCTCGGCCAACGCATCGACGGCCTGTCCCCGCGCGCCATCGCCCGACTGGGCGTCAGCCGCACCTTCCAACACGTGCGTCTGCTGCCGGACATGAGCGTGCTGGAAAACGTCGCCCTCGGCGCCCACGCACGGGGCAAGGCCGGGCTGCTGCGTTCGATGCTGCATTGGGAGCGCAAAGAAGAAGCCGCGCTGCTCGCCGAAGCCAGGCGCCAGATCGAACGCGTGGGCCTCGGCGACGCCCTGCACACCCCCGCCGGCAGCCTGCCGCTGGGCCAGCAGCGCATCGTCGAAATTGCCCGCGCGCTGTGCAGCGATCCCCTCTTGCTATTGCTCGACGAACCCGCCGCCGGGCTGCGCTACGGCGAAAAACAAGCGCTGGCGCACCTGCTCGAACAACTGCGCGGCGAAGGCCTGGGCGTGCTTCTGGTGGAGCACGACATGGAGTTCGTCATGGGCCTGGCCGACCAGATCGTGGTGATGGAGTTCGGCCAGCGCCTGGCCGGCGGCACGCCCGTGCAAATACAGCAAAACCCCGCGGTGCTGGCCGCCTACCTTGGAGGTGTCGAATGA
- a CDS encoding branched-chain amino acid ABC transporter permease: MDISILAFLAQDGLTTGAIYALVALALVLVFSVTRTILVCQGDFVTYSALTLATLQLGLMPGTLWLLIGCSLAACTLDSIAAWRRGQSRRVPGLLVRYLGLPMMLWVVLDTFELAGLPAVLQILLTLALVTPLGPLLYRLVYQRVAETSVLLLLIVSVAVHITLVGLSLLMFGAEGVRTDALAEAVFMLGELPVGLQSLLVIASALLLIGLLYAFFGHSLYGKALRATALNRKGAQLVGIPTQLAGKAAFGLAALIGAISGVLIGPLTTLYYDSGFLISLKGFVAAIFGGLASYPIAAASAFFVGVLESFANFGASAYKEVIVFTLVIPVLLWLSLKHPHLEEQH; encoded by the coding sequence ATGGATATTTCGATACTGGCGTTTCTCGCCCAGGACGGCCTGACCACGGGTGCGATTTATGCCTTGGTGGCGCTGGCCCTGGTGCTGGTGTTTTCGGTGACGCGCACGATCCTGGTATGCCAGGGCGACTTCGTCACCTACAGCGCCCTGACCCTGGCCACCCTGCAACTGGGGCTGATGCCCGGCACCCTGTGGCTGCTGATCGGCTGTTCACTGGCCGCCTGCACGCTGGACAGCATCGCCGCATGGCGCCGTGGTCAATCGCGACGGGTTCCCGGCCTGCTAGTGCGCTACCTGGGCTTGCCGATGATGCTGTGGGTCGTGCTGGACACCTTCGAGCTGGCGGGTTTGCCGGCCGTGCTGCAAATCCTGCTGACCCTGGCGCTGGTCACGCCGCTGGGGCCGCTGTTGTATCGCCTGGTGTATCAACGGGTGGCCGAAACCTCGGTGTTGCTGCTGCTGATCGTGTCGGTGGCCGTGCACATCACGTTGGTGGGCCTCAGCTTGCTGATGTTCGGCGCAGAAGGCGTGCGCACCGATGCCCTGGCCGAAGCGGTGTTCATGCTCGGTGAGCTGCCGGTGGGCCTGCAAAGCCTGTTGGTGATCGCCAGCGCCCTGCTGCTGATCGGCCTGCTCTACGCATTCTTCGGCCACAGCCTGTATGGCAAGGCCCTGCGCGCCACGGCGCTGAATCGCAAGGGCGCGCAACTGGTGGGCATCCCGACGCAACTGGCCGGTAAGGCGGCGTTCGGCCTGGCGGCGTTGATCGGCGCCATTTCCGGCGTGCTGATCGGCCCGCTGACCACCCTGTACTACGACTCGGGCTTTCTGATCAGCCTCAAGGGGTTTGTCGCCGCCATTTTCGGCGGGCTGGCCAGTTACCCGATTGCGGCGGCCAGTGCGTTTTTCGTCGGCGTGCTGGAGAGCTTCGCCAACTTCGGCGCCTCGGCCTACAAGGAGGTGATCGTGTTCACCCTGGTGATCCCGGTCCTGCTGTGGCTTTCGTTGAAGCACCCTCACCTTGAGGAGCAACACTGA
- a CDS encoding ABC transporter ATP-binding protein — protein MLDVRNLSISHGKVEAVRQLDLCLEEGQIVSLIGPNGAGKTTLMAALIGLLPSQGQVTYAGQPLLAHHDVAQRIDKGMALVPESRELFGLMSVEDNLRLGAFSRHRRGFRDHQNTLDEVFGLFPRMYERRHQQACTLSGGERQMLAIGRALMAKPRLLMLDEPSLGLAPRVIGEIFTIFETLRQSGVSILLVEQNARAALKISDYGYVLEVGEIVLEGSAQALANNPQVAEIYLGRSPAQTTTEVPRATGT, from the coding sequence TTGCTGGATGTGCGCAACCTGTCCATCAGCCATGGCAAGGTCGAGGCGGTGCGCCAACTCGACCTGTGCCTGGAAGAAGGCCAGATCGTCAGCCTGATCGGCCCCAACGGCGCCGGCAAGACCACCTTGATGGCGGCACTGATCGGCCTGCTGCCGTCCCAGGGCCAAGTGACCTACGCCGGTCAGCCGCTGCTGGCTCACCACGATGTCGCCCAGCGCATCGACAAGGGCATGGCGCTGGTGCCGGAAAGCCGCGAACTGTTCGGCCTGATGAGCGTCGAGGACAACCTGCGCCTGGGTGCCTTCAGCCGGCATCGGCGCGGCTTTCGCGACCATCAGAACACCCTCGACGAAGTCTTCGGCCTGTTCCCGCGCATGTACGAACGGCGTCACCAGCAGGCCTGCACCCTGTCGGGCGGCGAGCGCCAGATGCTTGCCATCGGCCGCGCGCTGATGGCCAAGCCGCGCTTGCTGATGCTCGACGAACCGAGCCTGGGCCTGGCGCCGCGAGTGATCGGCGAAATCTTCACGATCTTCGAGACCCTGCGCCAGAGCGGCGTGTCGATCCTGCTGGTCGAGCAGAACGCCCGCGCCGCGTTGAAGATTTCCGACTACGGCTACGTGCTCGAAGTCGGCGAGATCGTGCTTGAAGGCAGCGCCCAGGCCTTGGCCAACAACCCCCAGGTGGCCGAAATCTACCTGGGCCGCAGCCCCGCTCAAACCACCACGGAGGTCCCCCGCGCTACCGGCACGTAG
- a CDS encoding OprD family porin, whose product MSTLKRVHTTLALGTLCSISPALLAQGFIEDSKATLTSRNYYFDRDYKGDSAQSATREWAQGFILRFTSGYTPGTVGFGLDAQGLLGLKLDSSPDRTGTGLLPYDPVTREPNDSYSKLGLTAKVKVSNTELQGGTLAPYLPILFASPTRLLPQTFRGVQLKSQDIDNLTLNAGRLDRMNQRDSTNYQKITLASPNRRFNGAAESDSFSFAGGDYKWSDALTLKYYHAELADIYRQDFLGFVDNRPLGPGRVKTDVRYHISGEDGPAKAGKVDNRTFGVMSTYNLGAHSLGLGYMQLNGDTAMPYIAGSEPMVVSEGALSSEFLNPKERTWQVRYDYDFAALAVPGLKGMLRYLDASHIELPTALGGKDRSESEKDIELSYVVQSGTFKNVAFRLRHAWYRNDFAPVASFRDDNELRVNIDYTLALW is encoded by the coding sequence ATGAGCACTCTGAAACGGGTTCACACCACCCTCGCCCTCGGTACGCTGTGCAGCATCAGCCCCGCGCTGCTGGCCCAGGGCTTTATCGAAGACAGCAAGGCCACGCTGACTTCACGTAACTACTACTTCGACCGCGACTACAAAGGTGATTCGGCGCAATCGGCGACCCGTGAATGGGCGCAGGGTTTTATCCTGCGCTTCACCTCCGGCTATACCCCTGGCACCGTGGGTTTCGGCCTGGATGCCCAAGGCCTGCTCGGCCTGAAACTCGACTCCAGCCCCGACCGCACCGGCACCGGCCTGCTGCCGTACGACCCCGTCACCCGCGAACCGAACGACAGCTATTCGAAACTGGGGCTGACCGCCAAGGTCAAGGTGTCGAACACCGAATTGCAGGGCGGCACGCTCGCGCCGTATCTGCCCATCCTGTTTGCCAGCCCGACGCGCCTGCTGCCCCAGACCTTTCGCGGCGTCCAGCTCAAGTCCCAGGACATCGACAACCTGACGCTCAACGCCGGCCGCCTCGACCGCATGAACCAGCGCGACTCCACCAACTACCAGAAGATCACCCTGGCCTCGCCCAACCGACGCTTCAACGGCGCGGCCGAATCGGACAGCTTCAGCTTTGCCGGCGGCGACTACAAATGGTCCGACGCCCTCACGCTCAAGTACTACCACGCCGAACTTGCGGACATTTATCGCCAGGACTTCCTCGGCTTCGTCGACAACCGTCCACTGGGCCCAGGGCGGGTGAAAACCGATGTGCGCTACCACATCAGCGGCGAAGACGGCCCCGCCAAAGCCGGCAAGGTCGACAACCGCACCTTCGGCGTAATGAGCACCTACAACCTGGGCGCCCACAGCCTGGGGCTCGGTTACATGCAACTGAACGGCGACACGGCGATGCCCTACATCGCCGGCTCGGAACCGATGGTGGTCAGCGAAGGCGCCTTGAGCAGCGAGTTCCTCAACCCCAAGGAACGCACCTGGCAAGTCCGCTACGACTATGACTTCGCCGCCCTGGCGGTTCCCGGTCTCAAGGGCATGCTGCGGTACCTGGACGCCAGCCATATCGAACTGCCGACCGCCTTGGGCGGCAAAGATCGCAGCGAGAGCGAGAAAGACATCGAGCTGTCCTACGTGGTGCAGAGCGGCACCTTCAAGAACGTCGCATTCCGCTTGCGCCACGCCTGGTACCGCAATGACTTCGCCCCGGTCGCATCGTTTCGCGATGACAACGAGCTGCGGGTGAACATCGATTACACCTTGGCGCTCTGGTAA
- a CDS encoding TetR/AcrR family transcriptional regulator — MSSRTNLTREDWIHAAQEVLVTSGVDAVRVDTLAKELKITRGSFYYHFKSRGELLEGILGNWRARATEDVILHLRNAHSSPLQQLQRLLELPSHGQTAKDAASIELGIRGWARRDKQARQAIDEVDSHRLSYIEGLLIQAGVPSGDAQDRAYLIYAYQISLSLLHSEDTPQQRLERSQRMAGILIPESCTLPA, encoded by the coding sequence ATGTCATCACGCACTAACCTCACGCGGGAAGATTGGATTCATGCGGCACAGGAAGTCCTGGTTACCAGCGGCGTCGACGCTGTGCGGGTCGATACCCTGGCCAAAGAACTGAAGATCACCCGTGGCAGCTTCTACTACCACTTCAAAAGTCGCGGGGAACTGCTCGAAGGCATCCTCGGCAACTGGCGTGCGCGCGCCACCGAAGATGTGATCCTGCACCTGCGCAACGCCCACAGCTCGCCGCTGCAACAACTGCAACGCCTGCTCGAACTGCCCTCCCACGGGCAGACCGCCAAGGACGCCGCCTCGATCGAACTGGGCATTCGCGGCTGGGCCCGTCGCGACAAACAGGCACGCCAGGCCATCGACGAAGTCGACAGCCACCGCCTGAGCTACATCGAAGGCCTGCTGATCCAGGCTGGCGTGCCCAGCGGCGATGCCCAGGACCGTGCCTATCTGATCTATGCGTACCAGATCAGCCTGTCATTGCTGCACAGTGAAGACACCCCGCAACAACGCCTGGAACGCAGCCAGCGCATGGCCGGTATCCTGATCCCCGAATCCTGCACCCTCCCCGCCTGA
- a CDS encoding ABC transporter substrate-binding protein yields MKAIFPLLLLASLSAAAQADMTVGVILSTTGPGASLGIPERNTVALLPQEIAGQAVKYVVLDDGSDSTAAARNARKLVSENRVDLLIGSTTVPTSAAVAQIAKESKTAQIALAPFAPASGEQAWIFTVAQTNALMAEALIEHMQKAGVKTLAYIGYNDVWGEDWYKVLNQMAPAAGIQLVRDERFNRTDSSVSGQALKVMSSKPDAVLIGATGTPAALPHTELRRLGYKGAIYHTHGAANSAFLRIGDKALNGAILPVGPVVVWDKLPASHPSKAIASQYAQDYQAQYGANSLSPFGAYLYDAMRLVEAAVPAALKGSTPGTPAFREQLRDQLEQTRNVVGTHGVYNLSATDHFGHDQRARALVTVQDQQWVLLHAPE; encoded by the coding sequence ATGAAAGCCATTTTTCCCTTGTTGTTGCTCGCCTCACTGTCTGCCGCCGCACAGGCGGACATGACCGTTGGCGTGATTCTCTCCACCACCGGCCCCGGTGCCTCGCTGGGGATTCCCGAGCGCAATACCGTGGCCCTGTTGCCCCAGGAAATTGCCGGCCAGGCGGTGAAATACGTGGTCCTGGACGACGGCAGCGACAGCACGGCCGCCGCCAGGAACGCGCGCAAACTGGTGAGCGAAAACCGTGTCGACCTGCTGATCGGCTCCACCACCGTGCCCACCTCGGCGGCGGTCGCGCAAATCGCCAAGGAGAGCAAGACCGCGCAGATCGCCCTGGCCCCCTTCGCTCCGGCCAGCGGCGAGCAAGCCTGGATTTTCACCGTTGCCCAGACCAACGCCCTGATGGCCGAGGCGCTGATCGAGCATATGCAAAAAGCCGGCGTTAAAACCCTGGCGTACATCGGCTACAACGATGTGTGGGGCGAGGACTGGTACAAAGTGCTGAACCAGATGGCCCCGGCGGCGGGCATCCAACTGGTACGCGACGAGCGCTTCAACCGCACCGACTCGTCAGTCAGCGGCCAGGCCCTGAAGGTCATGAGCAGCAAGCCCGACGCCGTGTTGATCGGCGCCACCGGCACCCCCGCCGCCCTGCCCCATACCGAACTGCGGCGCCTGGGTTACAAGGGCGCCATTTATCACACCCACGGCGCGGCCAACAGCGCGTTCCTGCGCATCGGCGATAAAGCCCTGAACGGTGCGATCCTGCCCGTGGGCCCGGTGGTGGTGTGGGACAAACTGCCCGCCAGCCATCCATCCAAAGCCATCGCCAGCCAATACGCCCAGGACTACCAGGCCCAGTACGGCGCCAACAGCCTGTCGCCGTTCGGCGCCTACCTATACGACGCCATGCGCCTGGTGGAAGCCGCCGTGCCCGCCGCGCTCAAAGGCAGCACACCGGGCACGCCGGCGTTTCGCGAGCAACTGCGCGACCAGCTCGAGCAGACCCGCAACGTGGTCGGCACCCACGGCGTGTACAACCTGAGCGCCACCGACCATTTCGGCCACGACCAGCGGGCGCGCGCGCTGGTGACGGTACAGGACCAGCAATGGGTCCTCTTGCATGCCCCTGAATAA
- a CDS encoding alpha/beta fold hydrolase codes for MSANPKTLLAAGHKTHYHEAGQGEALFLLHGSGPGVSGWANWANTVPVFADRWRVVVPDIAGFGFTEFKEDAKYDIKLWVSHLLGIMDALDIEKASFIGNSFGGALAIGLAVFAPERVNKLVLLGTPAGEFVQTPGLRGAWEYEPSLDNMRELMKLFPYDVSLITDAMVQARYEASARPGAQQALRKLIPQPAVDGPTLVKGFPAAALAKIVAPTLVVHGREDRVVPPECGLLIANSIPDADLHLFGRCGHWVQSEQPRRFAALVRDFLSE; via the coding sequence ATGAGCGCAAATCCAAAGACTCTGCTCGCAGCAGGGCACAAGACCCACTACCACGAAGCCGGTCAGGGCGAGGCCTTGTTCCTGTTGCATGGTTCGGGTCCCGGTGTATCGGGCTGGGCCAACTGGGCCAATACCGTGCCAGTGTTCGCTGATCGCTGGCGCGTGGTCGTGCCGGACATCGCCGGCTTCGGCTTCACCGAGTTCAAGGAAGACGCCAAGTACGACATCAAGCTGTGGGTCAGCCATCTGCTCGGCATCATGGATGCGCTGGACATCGAAAAAGCCTCGTTCATCGGTAATTCGTTCGGCGGCGCCCTGGCCATCGGCCTGGCGGTGTTCGCGCCGGAGCGGGTCAACAAGCTGGTGCTGCTCGGCACCCCGGCCGGTGAATTCGTACAGACCCCGGGCTTGCGCGGTGCCTGGGAATACGAGCCGTCCCTGGACAACATGCGCGAGCTGATGAAGCTGTTCCCCTATGACGTGTCGCTGATTACCGATGCGATGGTGCAGGCCCGTTACGAAGCCAGTGCACGCCCCGGTGCCCAGCAGGCGCTGCGCAAACTGATTCCGCAGCCGGCCGTCGACGGCCCGACCCTGGTCAAAGGCTTTCCCGCCGCCGCACTGGCCAAGATCGTCGCGCCGACGCTAGTGGTGCACGGTCGTGAAGACCGCGTGGTGCCGCCCGAGTGCGGGCTGCTGATCGCCAACAGCATTCCCGATGCCGACCTGCACCTGTTCGGGCGCTGTGGGCACTGGGTGCAGAGTGAGCAGCCGCGCCGCTTTGCCGCGCTGGTCCGCGATTTCCTCAGCGAGTAA
- a CDS encoding extradiol ring-cleavage dioxygenase, with amino-acid sequence MSRNVMERALWQLCVERAAKERFRQDAAGFLGRFALDEDEVRMIVEFDVAGLQAAGVNPMLTMGFWQELAPDRNMSLYKQRLGATDEHSAGFSAALKG; translated from the coding sequence ATGAGCAGAAACGTAATGGAGCGTGCGCTCTGGCAATTGTGCGTCGAGCGGGCGGCCAAGGAGCGCTTCCGGCAGGACGCGGCGGGGTTCCTCGGGCGTTTTGCCTTGGACGAGGACGAAGTCCGCATGATCGTCGAGTTCGACGTCGCCGGGCTGCAGGCGGCGGGAGTCAACCCGATGCTGACCATGGGCTTCTGGCAGGAGCTTGCCCCTGACCGCAACATGAGCCTCTATAAACAGCGCCTGGGCGCTACCGACGAACACAGCGCGGGGTTTTCCGCCGCGCTCAAGGGGTGA
- a CDS encoding GntR family transcriptional regulator, translated as MSKPGQLVLVALRKMIASGELAAGERLMEIPTAQRFGVSRMPVRMAFRTLEQEGLLVPFGGRGYQVRSVSASDIAGAVEVRGVLEGLAARQTAERGLSDEARATLERCLVEGDQLFDKGYVTEDDLEVYHDLNMRFHHVIVAGSHNPAIADALARNDHLPFASVTALAVDREDMAREYRRFNYAHMQHHSVFDALVNRQGARAEAIMREHANATLRYAEIFSSATANERMKVILPAP; from the coding sequence ATGAGTAAACCCGGTCAATTGGTGCTGGTCGCACTGCGCAAGATGATTGCCAGCGGAGAGTTGGCGGCCGGCGAGCGGCTGATGGAGATTCCCACGGCGCAGCGCTTCGGCGTGTCGCGCATGCCCGTGCGCATGGCGTTCCGAACCCTTGAGCAGGAAGGCTTGCTGGTGCCGTTTGGCGGGCGCGGCTATCAAGTGCGTTCGGTCAGCGCCAGCGACATCGCCGGCGCCGTCGAAGTGCGCGGCGTGCTGGAAGGCCTGGCGGCGCGTCAGACCGCCGAGCGCGGTTTGTCCGATGAGGCGCGTGCAACGCTCGAGCGCTGCCTGGTCGAAGGCGACCAGTTGTTCGACAAGGGCTACGTGACCGAGGATGACCTTGAGGTCTATCACGACCTGAACATGCGCTTTCACCACGTCATCGTCGCAGGCAGCCACAACCCGGCGATCGCCGACGCGCTGGCGCGCAACGACCATCTGCCGTTCGCATCCGTCACGGCGCTGGCGGTGGATCGCGAAGACATGGCCCGTGAGTACCGACGTTTCAACTATGCCCACATGCAACATCACTCGGTGTTCGATGCCCTGGTCAATCGCCAGGGCGCGCGGGCCGAAGCCATCATGCGCGAGCATGCCAACGCGACCTTGCGTTATGCCGAGATCTTCAGTTCCGCCACTGCCAACGAACGGATGAAGGTCATTCTGCCCGCGCCGTGA
- a CDS encoding PDR/VanB family oxidoreductase, translated as MIEVVVTARRTQAQDICSYELASVDGQPLPAFSAGAHIDVHLPGGLVRQYSLCNHPEERHRYLIGVLKDPASRGGSRSLHEQIHEGARLQISAPRNLFPLAHDARRSLLFAGGIGITPILCMAERLAHMGADFHLHYCARAEERAAFVQRLKASAFAERVHLHFDEQPDTALNAAEVLAAPEDDVHLYVCGPGGFMQHVLDSARAQGWQEERLHREYFAAAPTDNRLDGGFSVQVASSGQVFDIPADKSVVQVLESHGIEIAVSCEQGICGTCLTRVLDGITEHRDLFLTEQEQALNDQFTPCCSRAKTPLLVLDI; from the coding sequence ATGATTGAGGTCGTGGTGACAGCCCGTCGCACGCAAGCCCAGGACATTTGCAGCTATGAACTGGCCAGCGTCGATGGCCAGCCGCTGCCGGCCTTCAGTGCCGGCGCGCATATCGACGTGCACCTGCCAGGTGGGCTGGTGCGGCAATACTCCCTGTGCAATCACCCAGAAGAACGGCATCGCTACCTGATCGGCGTGCTCAAGGACCCGGCGTCACGGGGAGGCTCGCGCAGCCTGCATGAACAGATCCACGAAGGTGCCCGCTTGCAGATCAGCGCACCGCGCAACCTCTTCCCCCTGGCCCACGACGCCCGACGTAGCCTGCTGTTTGCCGGAGGCATCGGCATCACCCCGATCCTGTGCATGGCCGAGCGCCTGGCCCATATGGGCGCCGACTTCCACCTGCACTATTGCGCCCGCGCCGAAGAACGCGCGGCGTTTGTGCAGCGCCTCAAGGCGTCGGCCTTTGCCGAGCGGGTGCACTTGCATTTCGATGAACAGCCCGACACCGCCCTGAATGCCGCCGAAGTGCTGGCGGCGCCCGAAGACGATGTGCACCTGTATGTCTGCGGCCCCGGCGGTTTCATGCAGCATGTGCTCGACAGCGCCCGGGCTCAGGGCTGGCAGGAGGAGCGTCTGCATCGCGAGTATTTCGCCGCAGCGCCGACCGACAATCGTCTCGATGGCGGATTTTCAGTACAGGTCGCCAGCAGCGGCCAGGTCTTCGACATCCCTGCCGACAAGAGCGTGGTCCAGGTCCTGGAAAGCCATGGCATTGAGATTGCCGTGTCCTGCGAACAGGGGATTTGCGGCACCTGCCTGACCCGCGTGCTCGACGGCATCACGGAGCACCGCGACCTGTTCCTCACCGAACAGGAGCAAGCGCTCAACGACCAGTTCACGCCCTGCTGCTCGCGCGCGAAGACCCCGTTGCTGGTGCTCGATATCTGA